In Dysidea avara chromosome 6, odDysAvar1.4, whole genome shotgun sequence, the genomic stretch AAGATTTGATTGCATTGCTAAATAATATTGAAAATCTTTCTCAGAACACACCAAATATGTCCCAGCTGTTGTATTTTCACCACTACTGAACAAAGCAAATGACTCCACTGGTTCTATGATTTGGTTTGTACTGTTAGGCATACTAATGGTGATGGTGTATTCAACATATGAAAACAAGATATTGATTGACTGAGTAAATACAGATGCAGAAAAATTGAGGCATTTGTTGTCAGAAACGTCACGCTTGATAGCTCTTTGCTGCTCCACTCGTACTTTGTTAGCAAAGTTTGAAAATGTTTCTAGTCCTATGATGCTATTCTGTACCACACCACCTGTCTGCTTGGCTACTTCTAGATAGTGTGACATGTCCTGAGCACCACAATGGATACTGTAAAATAAGTGGACTGAAGTAAAACTCTCCACTGCTTTTTTGACTACTTCTTGTTTAAAATTGTAATCTTTTGGAGGGGCATCAGTTACTACTATAATATTTGAGTCACTAGTGATTTGGCTGAGTGCACTCAGTATCCCTGTCATGCCATACTCTGCACAGTCCCCACCATCATAAGCTGTTATGTTATCAACTGCTTCTTTTAACTGGATCATCTCATGTTCAGAATCTGATTTGTATCTTTTTGCTGCCCTGTTTTCTGAAAGcataataatatatgtataaaTTGTGACACTTTATTAGACATGCTTTGGTATGTATTTAAGACATCATACTTATATACGTACGTACCTGAAACTGGGTCATTGAAAGTACCTAGTATGTAGTAATGTGGATAATCTTGCTCAGTTTTAATAAAGGAATGAATGATGTTTCTTACAGCTTCAATTTCTTCACTCATACTGCCAGTATCATCCACAACAAATGCTAGTGATGCTTTAAAGTCATATGGGTAAAAAAATAACATTCCACCTAAAGAACTTGGCTCAACAGTAGAGGGGATCAAACGCCTTTCTCTATGTTTACGGAGCAAGCAAAGTATCTTCCCATAAATCACCCTAGCCTCATGGACATCAGTTTTATTTTTTACCATGTCATTGAACTTCTCAATCAACCTTGATAGTTCAGTATCACTGGATGCTAGACCTCCAGAGTTGTTACAGTATTGGATTTTAGCCACAGCAATCTCAGTAATAGCTGCAGTGTAGTATACAAAGCCATCAGATGAAGTAGTCTTGTTCAACACTTTAGCTATTGCCTTGTACATATCAAAATCGGATGAAATTCTTGTTCCATTTAAGGATGCTGCAAACACTTCCTCTATCGACTCCCTCACCTCTTCAAAGACCTCTGTTTTATTTTGAGAGTAAGACTCATGAGGACAGATAGCTTCTATGCGAGCTAGAAATCCTAGCGATACAAATAACTGCAAAACTAAAAGCATCGTTTTTCTTCCAAAAATACTGTCTAAAGTTTCATCAAATTTGTGGTGAATTTATAGCAGGCAGATCTGCTGATGTGGCAACTAGTCAGTCAGTAATCTTGTGCGGTAATAATCCTTATACAACAGAAGACTGTTTAACGTTTCTTTTTCATAAACATGTTGGTTACCTGCAAAACCAAAAGAAGCCTGAAATACATATTTATGTAACTCAAGACTCCAGTGGTTGATTAGCTGTTGTACTGTAGCAATTACTAGTATTAAATTATGGTATGCTTTGGTAATACCCAGCAAATGACAAAAAACACATGCCCATAGATGGTTCAAATTTGACCTGGTAAATAGTACTAAACACTTAATTACTAAAAATATTATGCCTATGCTATATACACATCACAAGCAAATGAGAGAGATTTTGGTGGCATTGTACACATGTGTAGCAAAGATTGGGCCTTTCATGGACCTTCTTCTCCACTCAATCATGCTTATAACTAATTAGCCTTTAcattataaggccactccaagaaaattccttgtttcccatttcattgacctcaaaaatacatgtggtcgggcggttcattatccattattgatatttccactaattttcgaaattcataactaacttacaggtagGAATAcgtacagtagaaatatttaaactaagaacctgaacagtgaaaagctaactaaatgggctttctgaatgctaaactagttactacTATGCAgccacaggataaataatgaataaacaCAAACCTAACACAAACCTATAACAGGAAGTACTTGGCCAAGTATTCAGTAAAAGCTTTCTCTGACAGAGAATGCAAGGATCTACTATAGGCCACATAAAGCTTCATCAAATTTGTGGTGGATTTTATGCAGTACGCAGATCTGCTGATGTGGCAACTACTGTAGTCAGCCTGTGCAGTGCTGAAGTTCTCATATAACAGAAGACTGTTTAATGTTTCTTTTTAGAATAGAATGTTGGCTACCTGCATGCGTGTATTTGTTAATGACATTAGCAAAACCAAAAGAAGCTTCAGTATGCAACTGTAAGGTGTTTGTGCAGTATGTAAAACCAAGAGTATCTACTCTTGGTAAAACTATTGGCTATTATTATACCTGGTATACATGACTGTAATCACTATCATCTGACACGACCTATATAGGTAAAGTGAGCTTCATACCTTTGAATCATCTTAACTTTAGCAATCTAATTTCAGGCTTTAGTGGTCAATTCTCATGGTGAACAATATAGATAACATTAGTGGGAAGTTGCCACAAATGAAATTGTTAAAATATTTggacaagtgtgtgtgtgtgtgtgtgtgtgtgtgtgtgtgtgtgtgtgtgtgtgtgtgtgtgtgtgtgtgtgtgtgtgtgtgtgggtacatgtgtgtatgagtgagtgagtgtgtgtgtgtgtgtgtgtgcatgtgtgcgtgcacatgtgtgcatgtactttAGACAAGATAATGTATAATTGTGTAGCAGATAAATTTTAGCAATAGTTTTAGCAGTGTAGTACACGTCgcaatacataattatgtgcagtATATAAGTACTAACTGATTCAGCAGTATCAGTCAGTATCCATATATATTATTAGAGAGTTATGACTCTCCAGTGGTTAATTGGCTGTTTTATTGCAGCAATTAAGGTATATATGCATTGGTAATACCCAGCAAATTTAGTGACAATAAACACATGCCCATATATGGATCACATCTGGCCTGGGAAAGTTAGAATACATAGAAATGTTTATTTCCAGTGACCAAAATTTAATGTGCTTTACTACTTTGTTGTAAATGTTGTATTTGACATAAAATTGTATGGGGAATATTTCTGGCCATCTACCTTTGTGTTAATTTTCTGCAAATAGCTTTTACAGTTAGTACGTAGCAAGCACATACATGCAGCTATCCATTATTATGGCAATCTAGTGGTCATCATAGAGACAATCACCTCCCTTGGTAATGAGTAAGAACTTGGGAAGTTGCATTAATGGATACCATCAGTTTAAATATTATATTGTTTCAAATCCATCCTTTAGATTGTGAAAAAATCTATTAGCGTTTAGGGCTTACACCCCACTATATTACAAAATTATTTGTGCGCCTGCTGTATGTATCACCACCTGTGTTCatttcaacattaattttaatgcacTGACTACAAAGAGTGAAAAGGAACTGTTACATTCTTTTCCAatagtgtgtactgtgtaggCTATGCTGGTAATAATATAAGTAAAATATTTATTGCAAAAACTAGCTGACTAAAGCCCTAGTTGTTTTTTGTATGTACAATGTGAATCCTATGAATACTAATAATCGAATTTATAGAGTGCACTGATAAAATTACAGTGTGTGGTAGTAATCTATAAATTAGTGATGTGTGTCTTTGCAAAAATGTTATAGTGGAACCTTAACCCATATGCTGACGGTCTGGTGTTAGAATAGCTATATAAATTAATGCTGTTAGGAAATGATGCAGAaaagtatattattattattaacagaattctctaatagaacattatcAGATTACCGAATATTTATGAAATgtttaacattattattatttgtttatatATTAACAAAGACAAAACATAGCAATAAGAAATAAATTAGGAAAACAAATTAATAAATTGTTCTGAATCAGTTACAATGCTTCAGACATACGGTATACGCTCCACCAGTCACCCCCAATGACCGCCATCTTTCCCGAGAGCCCCGAACACAAAGCATAGTAGCACACAGGAGTGCAAAGGAGAGTCTTGCTTTTACCCAACCCATGACAACACTGCATGACTTTTCCCACCTTGCAGCCA encodes the following:
- the LOC136258629 gene encoding uncharacterized protein → MLLVLQLFVSLGFLARIEAICPHESYSQNKTEVFEEVRESIEEVFAASLNGTRISSDFDMYKAIAKVLNKTTSSDGFVYYTAAITEIAVAKIQYCNNSGGLASSDTELSRLIEKFNDMVKNKTDVHEARVIYGKILCLLRKHRERRLIPSTVEPSSLGGMLFFYPYDFKASLAFVVDDTGSMSEEIEAVRNIIHSFIKTEQDYPHYYILGTFNDPVSENRAAKRYKSDSEHEMIQLKEAVDNITAYDGGDCAEYGMTGILSALSQITSDSNIIVVTDAPPKDYNFKQEVVKKAVESFTSVHLFYSIHCGAQDMSHYLEVAKQTGGVVQNSIIGLETFSNFANKVRVEQQRAIKRDVSDNKCLNFSASVFTQSINILFSYVEYTITISMPNSTNQIIEPVESFALFSSGENTTAGTYLVCSEKDFQYYLAMQSNLDFAVENYNAEMSRILVTGTTRKVIVLSSQMDKMMLNDTSRPVTLKLITRSHTTLGSFVLEDCSGILITDITIPNDPYFYQLEGFDFKGNIFIQTRLELQTPVSPPTTPPTAATSAPTMLTCPCLNGGWCIRYTRFGRKRVRCVCPHGYRGITCERSNF